In the Lepidochelys kempii isolate rLepKem1 chromosome 3, rLepKem1.hap2, whole genome shotgun sequence genome, one interval contains:
- the LOC140909031 gene encoding serine/threonine-protein kinase Sgk1 isoform X4 has protein sequence MTVRAEASGPTLTYSKMRGVVAILIAFMKQRRMGLNDFIQKIATSSYPCKHPEVQSILKISQPEEPELMNANPSPPPSPSQQINLGPSSNPHAKPSDFHFLKVIGKGSFGKVLLARHKAEEEFYAVKVLQKKAILKKKEEKHIMSERNVLLKNVKHPFLVGLHFSFQTADKLYFVLDYINGGELFYHLQRERCFLEPRARFYAAEIASALGYLHSLNIVYRDLKPENILLDSQGHIILTDFGLCKENIEHNGTTSTFCGTPEYLAPEVLHKQPYDRTVDWWCLGAVLYEMLYGLPPFYSRNTAEMYDNILNKPLQLKPNITNSARHLLEGLLQKDRTKRVGAKEDFMEIKNHIFFSPINWDDLINKKITPPFNPNV, from the exons ATGACAGTCAGAGCCGAAGCGTCTGGACCCACGTTAACGTATTCAAAGATGCGGGGAGTTGTTGCAATACTCATCG cTTTCATGAAACAGAGACGAATGGGGCTAAATGACTTCATTCAAAAAATAGCCACCAGCTCCTACCCGTGCAAGCA CCCTGAAGTTCAGTCTATTTTGAAGATCTCCCAGCCTGAAGAGCCTGAACTTATGAATGCTAATCCTTCCCCTCCA CCCAGTCCATCACAGCAGATCAATCTTGGTCCATCATCCAACCCACACGCCAAGCCATCAGACTTTCATTTCTTAAAAGTTATCGGAAAAGGAAGTTTTGGAAAG GTTCTCCTTGCAAGGCATAAGGCGGAAGAAGAATTCTATGCTGTTAAAGTACTGCAGAAGAAAGCAATCCTGAAAAAGAAGGAG gAGAAACACATAATGTCAGAGCGCAATGTCCTGCTGAAAAATGTGAAACACCCTTTCCTGGTTGGGCTCCACttttctttccagactgcagaCAAATTGTACTTTGTCCTTGACTACATCAATGGTGGAGAG TTATTCTACCATCTCCAGAGGGAACGTTGCTTCCTGGAGCCAAGAGCACGGTTTTATGCTGCTGAAATAGCCAGTGCACTGGGTTACTTGCACTCTCTGAACATAGTTTATCG GGACTTGAAGCCAGAGAACATCTTGCTAGATTCTCAGGGGCATATTATCTTGACTGACTTTGGACTCTGCAAAGAGAACATAGAACACAATGGCACGACCTCCACGTTTTGTGGCACACCTGAG TACCTTGCTCCTGAAGTTCTTCATAAGCAGCCCTACGACAGGACTGTTGACTGGTGGTGCCTTGGAGCAGTTTTGTATGAGATGCTTTATGGATTG CCCCCCTTCTACAGCAGGAACACAGCAGAAATGTATGACAATATCTTGAACAAACCCCTGCAATTGAAACCAAATATTACCAATTCTGCTAGACACCTTCTGGAAGGCCTGTTACAAAAGGATAGGACAAAGAGAGTTGGTGCTAAGGAGGACTTC